The Onthophagus taurus isolate NC chromosome 2, IU_Otau_3.0, whole genome shotgun sequence genome includes a window with the following:
- the LOC111426051 gene encoding putative leucine-rich repeat-containing protein DDB_G0290503, with protein MSSRLTNRLDQIENDIRLMMMLQKCGSDSSKSNIDLNSKSVVLQKKLSCDKSYISEKSTKSLPVGRRNVLKFDANRLTCPDIIQPPQNFSNTSSFHDKLSSSGSNVENLKSHSSSPLGLESEYEQTRKRILEEEVMKLKSELSTVLEHNEECTSMINQFKMQNEKMKFQIDEINGKLLDMTKEKDYLCRCLERERGKGTKNNEVTDDTESNSYDENKEEIKSLKESLFMLSKKLEENDQEKQNIIKQKDKLDLKLKKQKEMTKKITEINHKLSNSIKIKHESFIVLRNKNSKCEKELGQCKLKLKKSQEELEKLKRELDDNRENMNKIPKELTEKLNILKEKEQQSQNEIMRWRCEAENLRVKVEESTKRIMKYQENEDSTLAIKKQNQLCVTTSTILRNKTNELQKTVDEQRRKIEELEFIRQHQDVVINSQHEQLLSKDEQIKLQEQENDIVKEKCLQLDKQLEIVRNVLDSRDENQSNNYQKICQLETKIEELKSTLEKERRNSPQDIDKECIKDTEKIKKMSSALEASKQKLEMTIRELDREKENSKVMVNGLEKLTLKKEKLEGMMFNLEGSCNDLLIEKERYAKLCDDLEQELASERKTRVYERAALIDERNRAFDVARMAAVTLIETVEDYELVTKTQMEVKKSICNLVKNKQKRRPGCPPIVSDKMKNTSSESEMINENLDSPQDFRDEMSSSEESDNKQETICNFNPGIIATEGTLRIPIPMTALNPYATVQSTLIPTTPHACWFGNCGYQTNQAMCNAANPYQLASCSNTNQYPNHCQNGVKYSLQKKPSKIRPPIKVVNKKSTNSSLNRNKRSKITDEN; from the exons atgtCTTCG AGACTTACAAATCGCCTAGATCAGATCGAAAATGACATTCGTCTTATGATGATGTTACAAAAATGTGGTAGTGATTCGTCTAAATCTAACATCGATTTGAACTCGAAAAGTGtggttttgcaaaaaaaattaagttgtgaTAAATc ATACATTTCAGAAAAATCTACGAAAAGTTTACCAGTTGGTAGaagaaatgttttgaaatttgacGCAAATCGCTTAACATGTCCTGATATAATTCAACCacctcaaaatttttcaaatacatcAAGTTTTCACGATAAATTATCCAGTTCAGGATCGaatgttgaaaatttaaaatcacatTCAAGTTCACCGTTAGGATTA GAGTCAGAGTATGAACAAACAAGGAAACGTATTCTTGAAGAGGAagtgatgaaattaaaatcagAACTGTCTACAGTATTAGAACACAACGAAGAGTGTACATCAATgattaatcaatttaaaatgcaAAACGAAAAGATGAAGTTTCAAATCGATGAGATTAACGGTAAATTATTGGATATGACAAAAGAAAAGGATTATTTATGTAGATGTTTAGAAAGAGAAAGAGGAAAAGgaacaaaaaataacgaagtaaCTGACGATACAGAATCAAACAGTTACGATGagaataaagaagaaattaaatccCTAAAAGAATCTCTGTTTATGTTATCAAAGAAATTAGAAGAAAACgaccaagaaaaacaaaatataataaaacaaaaagataaattagatttaaaattaaagaaacaaaaagaaatgacAAAGAAAATAACGGAAATTAACCataaattatcaaattcaattaaaattaaacacgAAAGTTTTATCGTTCTTAGAAACAAAAATAGTAAATGCGAAAAGGAATTAGGACAAtgcaaattgaaattgaaaaaatcacAAGAAGAACTTGAGAAATTAAAACGAGAATTAGATGATAATCGAGAAAATATGAATAAGATTCCTAAAGAACTTacggaaaaattaaatattttaaaggaaaaagAACAACAATCCCAAAATGAAATAATGCGCTGGCGATGTGAAGCCGAAAATTTACGTGTAAAAGTAGAAGAATCAACGAAAAGAATAAtgaaatatcaagaaaatgaAGATTCAACTTTGgctattaaaaaacaaaaccaatTGTGTGTTACAACATCAACTATTTTACGAAACAAAACTaacgaattacaaaaaacggTGGATGAGCAAAGgagaaaaatagaagaattaGAATTTATTCGGCAACATCAAGACGTTGTGATTAATTCTCAACacgaacaacttttatcaaaa GatgaacaaattaaattgCAAGAACAAGAAAACGATATTgtcaaagaaaaatgtttacaatTAGATAAACAATTAGAAATCGTCCGGAATGTACTTGACTCAAGAGATGAAAACCAATCTAAtaattaccaaaaaatttgTCAATTAGAAACCaaaattgaagaattaaa ATCAACTCTAGAGAAAGAAAGACGAAATTCGCCACAAGATATAGATAAAGAATGTATAAAAGACacggaaaaaattaaaaaaatgtcttCAGCGCTTGAAGCAtccaaacaaaaattagaaatgacGATCAGAGAATTGGACCGAGAAAAAGAAAACTCCAAAGTTATGGTGAATGGATTAGAA aaattaacgttaaaaaaagaaaaacttgaaGGAATGATGTTTAATTTGGAAGGATCATGCAATGATTTATTAATCGAGAAAGAACGATACGCTAAATTATGTGACGATCTTGAACAAGAATTAGCTTCCGAAAGAAAAACCAGAGTGTATGAACGCGCAGCTTTGATCGATGAACGAAACAGGGCTTTCGATGTTGCCAGAATGGCGGCAGTTACTTTAATCGAAACTGTCGAGGATTACGAATTAGTTACTAAAACACAAATGGAAGTCAAAAAAAGTATTTGTAATTTGGTcaagaataaacaaaaaagacgTCCGGGGTGTCCTCCA attgtatctgataaaatgaaaaatacatCCAGTGAAAGTGAAATGATTAATGAAAACTTGGATTCTCCTCAAGATTTTAGGGATGAGATGTCTTCGTCTGAAGAATCCGATAATAAACAAGAA aCGATTTGCAACTTTAATCCTGGAATCATAGCCACAGAAGGCACGTTAAGAATACCAATTCCGATGACTGCTCTTAATCCATATGCAACAGTACAATCTACATTAATTCCCACTACACCACACGCATGTTGGTTCGGAAATTGCGGATATCAAACAAACCAAGCGATGTGTAACGCAGCCAATCCATACCAATTGGCATCGTGCAGTAACACGAATCAATATCCAAACCACTGCCAAAATGGTGTTAAATATAGTTTGCAGAAGAAACCTTCAAAAATACGCCCACCTATTAAAGTTGTCAATAAAAAGAGTACCAATTCTAGTTTAAATCGAAACAAACGTTCAAAAATTActgatgaaaattaa
- the LOC111426026 gene encoding CD63 antigen-like, with product MMETCSSNFIKYVLFLFNLIFAISGLGLIIAGGVVYANVGEFSHFMEGRILAPPIVLIVAGSIIFIIAFLGCYGAIKESYYLLIAFALCLLLILIVELAVGIAAAVFKNDFETVMKDTLKSSMDKYLSNKADRMAWDHIQTELECCGIERADDWPKGQRPYSCCHALNPDDTPPDFNQCQNAQNVDPILYSTGCLEKLKMKTSSNASILIGVGIGIAFIEVIGIVLACWLATAIKKKE from the exons atgatggAAACTTGCTCAAgcaatttcattaaatacgtgctatttttatttaatttaatatttgca ATTTCTGGATTAGGTTTAATCATAGCTGGAGGAGTTGTTTACGCCAATGTTGGAGAGTTTAGTCATTTTATGGAAGGAAGAATTTTAGCACCACCCATCGTTTTAATCGTTGCTGGttccatcatttttattatagcTTTCTTAGGTTGTTATGGAGCCATTAAAGAATCTTATTATCTTCTTATAgca TTTGCTTTATGTCTACTCTTAATCCTTATCGTCGAACTCGCAGTAGGAATAGCAGCGGctgttttcaaaaatgattttgaaaccGTAATGAAAGACACCTTAAAATCTTCTATGGATAAGTACTTGAGTAACAAAGCTGATAGAATGGCTTGGGATCACATACAAACTGAA CTTGAATGTTGCGGAATTGAGAGAGCAGACGATTGGCCAAAAGGCCAACGTCCATATTCTTGTTGTCACGCCTTGAATCCCGACGACACTCCACCGGATTTCAATCAATGTCAAAATGCTCAAAATGTTGATCCAATTTTGTACTCCACCGGGTGCttggaaaaattgaaaatgaaaacttCTTCAAATGCTTCTATTTTAATCGGAGTTGGAATCGGCATTGCTTTTATCGaa gtgATTGGAATCGTTTTAGCTTGTTGGTTGGCGACTGctattaaaaagaaagaataa
- the LOC111426025 gene encoding allantoicase-like, translating into MSSNDFYEIENLTDLICEKNGGKIVFATDDWFAPAENLLLNEDPVFKVGVFTTYGKWMDGWETRRKRKPGHDWCVIKLGLPGVIRGVEVDTAFFTGNYAPQFSVQAANLTLEEVKKFPSRPLNSIGTECSQKHLDQINQLHTDDWTEIIPMTPLNPGYLESRHNFFKVDTKKCFTHIRLNMFPDGGIARLRVYGDVHYTIDMNKKEEIDLIALKNGGYCHSYSNAHYGHPKNLIRPGRGKDMGDGWETARRADRPPILKIDENNILKVPGNEWAILGLGCVGKIERIEIDTAHFKGNYPDCVKIEGGILNSDEFEWKTILPSSKLSAHKIHQFGNIDILNNESPFTHVKIIISPDGGLSRVRIFGKPISNLLGVY; encoded by the exons ATGTCTTCAAACGACttttatgaaattgaaaatttaaccGATTTAATTTGCGAGAAG aatggAGGAAAAATCGTATTTGCAACTGACGATTGGTTTGCACCGGCTGAAAATCTTTTATTGAATGAAGATCCAGTTTTTAAAGTTGGCGTTTTTACAACTTACGGGAAATGGATGGACGGGTGGGAAACTCGAAGAAAACGTAAACCCGGTCATGATTGGTGCGTTATTAAATTAGGACTTCCAGGTGTTATAAGAGGCGTGGAAGTTGATACTGCTTTCTTCACGGGAAATTATGCACCACAATTTTCAGTTCAAGCAGCTAATTTAACATTAGAAG aagTAAAAAAGTTTCCTTCAAGACCTCTAAATTCCATTGGTACAGAATGTAGTCAAAAACATTTAGATCAAATCAATCAACTCCACACAGATGATTGGACTGAAATTATTCCAATGACACCATTAAATCCTGGTTATTTAGAATCTCGCCACaacttttttaaagttgacaccaaaaaatgtttcaccCATATCCGATTAAACATGTTTCCGGATGGTGGAATAGCAAGATTAAGAGTTTACGGTGATGTTCATTACACAATAGAcatgaataaaaaagaagaaatcgaTTTGATCGCTTTAAAAAACGGAGGTTATTGCCATAGTTATTCGAACGCCCATTATGGGcatccaaaaaatttaattcgcCCCGGAAGGGGTAAAGACATGGGAGACGGCTGGGAAACGGCAAGAAGAGCTGATCGTCctccaattttaaaaatcgacgaaaacaacattttaaaagtacCCGGAAATGAATGGGCGATACTCGGTTTGGGTTGTGTCGGAAAAATTGAACGAATAGAAATTGATACAgcacattttaaaggaaattatcCGGATTGTGTTAAAATTGAAGGAGGAATTTTAAATAGTGATGAATTTGAATGGAAAACGATTTTACCAAGTTCAAAATTATCGGCACATAAAATCCATCAATTTGGgaatattgatattttaaacaacGAAAGTCCATTTACGcatgttaaaataattatatctcCAGATGGTGGATTAAGTCGTGTTAGAATATTTGGGAAACCAATAAGTAATTTATTAGGagtatattaa
- the LOC111425927 gene encoding superoxide dismutase [Cu-Zn]-like: MLRGVGVFLIAFSAISSVPLNPPRKFIGADPEIIRVPRNLVIKSYPAVENYQSDLYEVIMEPYVFNSGVYSAIAMFKDCENAIKGEVFFYQSEPPGGPVMISGNITGLPSGKHGIHIHRSGYMREGCEKLGEHYNPYMMQHGGPMDPLRHAGDLGNIEVTEGAERTEFTFIDPIISLVGARSIVGRSIVITEEMDDLGRGGTAESFTTGSTSKPIACAAITYIR; this comes from the exons ATGTTGCGGGGTGTCGGAGTGTTTTTAATTGCCTTTTCTGCGATTTCTTCGGTTCCTTTGAACCCTCCCAGAAAGTTTATCGGCGCTGATCCTGAAATAATTAGAGTACCTAGAAATTTAGTCATCAAATCCTATCCGGCCGTTGAAAACTATCAAAGCGATTTGTATGAAGTCATTATGGAACCGTATGTTTTT AACAGTGGAGTTTATTCAGCAATCGCAATGTTTAAAGATTGCGAAAATGCTATTAAAGGAGAAGTTTTCTTCTATCAAAGTGAACCACCTGGTGGTCCCGTTATGATTAGTGGGAACATTACTGGTTTACCATCGGGTAAACATGGAATACATATCCATAGATCTGGATATATGAGAGAAGGTTGTGAAAAATTAGGGGAACATTATAATCCATATATG atgCAACATGGTGGTCCAATGGATCCACTTCGTCACGCTGGAGATTTAGGCAACATTGAAGTAACTGAAGGAGCTGAAAGAACTGAATTTACATTTATAGATCCAATAATTTCGTTGGTGGGAGCTAGATCAATTGTTGGAAGATCAATAGTAATAACAGAAGAGATGGATGATTTAGGAAGAGGAGGAACTGCTGAAAGTTTCACAACCGGTTCTACATCGAAACCAATCGCTTGTGCTGCCATCACTTACATTCGTTAa
- the LOC111425928 gene encoding superoxide dismutase [Cu-Zn]-like, whose product MLKLVVLLGFLAAFCAAENKGIAIITTGVSGVSGSLTFTELSGGGVHIVGTIKGLTRGKHGFHIHSKGDLTDGCGSTGSHFNPYNKTHGAPDAEHRHVGDLGNIEAGANGIATVDITDKIICLTGETGILGRAVVVHSGEDDLGLQDTDESHTTGSAGSRVGCGIIGIL is encoded by the exons ATGTTGAAATTAGTGGTTTTGCTCGGGTTTTTGGCTGCTTTTTGCGCTGCTGAG aacAAAGGTATTGCTATTATTACAACTGGTGTAAGTGGAGTATCCGGATCACTTACTTTCACTGAACTAAGTGGTGGAGGAGTCCATATTGTGGGTACTATCAAAGGATTAACCCGCGGTAAACATGGGTTCCATATCCATTCAAAGGGAGATTTAACCGACGGATGTGGATCAACAGGATCTCATTTCAATCCATACAAC AAAACTCATGGTGCTCCTGACGCTGAACATCGTCACGTTGGTGATTTAGGAAATATTGAAGCGGGCGCAAATGGAATTGCCACCGTAGATATTACCGATAAAATCATTTGTTTGACTGGTGAAACTGGAATTTTGGGACGAGCTGTTGTGGTCCATTCTGGGGAAGATGATCTTGGATTGCAAGATACCGATGAATCGCACACCACTGGTTCTGCAGGTTCACGAGTTGGATGCGGAATAATAGGCATCTTGTAA